The proteins below are encoded in one region of Pomacea canaliculata isolate SZHN2017 linkage group LG7, ASM307304v1, whole genome shotgun sequence:
- the LOC112567869 gene encoding kinesin-like protein K39, whose amino-acid sequence MGNFCAGKQAKKEAKLEEKDKPGEKQEETVPLVDASVGIDGVNVEVKDAGATDTVANAVEEGKGKAPDGMRIVKDRAKEIAKEAEAKALARKHAAEEAARKTEEEAKVATSSTAVAAADIAASAQEAADETKNLVESEAQKKKDEAVAAASALAEAAKETVQSVVQEAEKVKQEVVAEVEAAKQSAEDAVDSTVLSAESAATAAQSAIAESVTSAEESAKAASDTVQTQITEAVQSTQAVAESAASEVKEEVSKTVVAVQEQVASAADDVQVHASEQVQAAQDSVSSARETVDSAAGEAASKVEEASTEAVDTAQGMTESVSDQVKETEQVASQLASAVQEAAQATADDVSNAADAEVREVQEVASAVEAAAAEEAQTAQTLVTDTAEEVNSKTGAALQETINKAEESLDSANAEASKAAQQVSDISQAADEVASSAEAVAASMEADVAEPSLETDAQDVDIGQEEDSKPAVSESLLEAGSALVQQAIQAGMQSVAEKVQEAIGTKVEGDSVPQGDEAAASQEDSSVGQYVEDVVEKNSSAASEGLQSAPGLFVPSSENNRLSAHVTAVERGEETMLPFMRETCVRKCSLQGGEVTPDENSLPPFSDEGFLPPPPEDFSANEEEFLPDAIPPPATPDEEMLQRVAAEVTNQAVQEAIRLVTENGLGSSPSDDNDNSQVDLPSPLSSSAASPSDEASSNQAVAGSEDNLIDVIDDLSALPPPIAQSPPADIVPSPLSPLSPLEPLSGVDPKSTADKITIQEAPAAPLVANGNEEVSEVDSQKQTEALI is encoded by the coding sequence ATGGGAAACTTCTGTGCGGGCAAACAAGCCAAGAAAGAAGCCAAACTAGAGGAGAAAGACAAGCCTGGGGAAAAACAGGAGGAAACTGTCCCACTGGTAGATGCTTCAGTAGGCATCGATGGTGTTAATGTTGAGGTCAAAGATGCTGGGGCAACAGATACTGTGGCCAATGCTGTGGAGGAGGGAAAAGGGAAGGCCCCTGATGGCATGCGCATTGTCAAAGATCGGGCCAAAGAGATTGCCAAGGAGGCAGAGGCTAAGGCTCTGGCCAGGAAACATGCTGCTGAAGAAGCTGCTAGGAAGACAGAGGAGGAAGCCAAGGTAGCTACCAGCTCCACAGCTGTGGCTGCTGCTGACATAGCAGCCAGTGCACAAGAGGCTGCCGACGAAACCAAAAATTTGGTGGAAAGTGAGGCTCAGAAGAAGAAGGATGAAGCAGTGGCAGCTGCAAGCGCTTTGGCAGAAGCAGCCAAAGAAACCGTGCAGTCAGTGGTGCAAGAAGCAGAAAAGGTAAAGCAAGAAGTTGTTGCTGAAGTTGAAGCTGCCAAACAGTCAGCTGAAGATGCTGTGGATTCCACTGTCCTTTCTGCAGAGAGCGCAGCCACTGCAGCACAGTCTGCCATTGCTGAATCAGTAACATCAGCAGAGGAATCGGCTAAGGCTGCTTCTGACACTGTGCAGACACAGATAACAGAAGCAGTCCAGTCTACTCAGGCTGTTGCAGAGTCTGCAGCCAGTGAAGTGAAAGAGGAGGTCAGCAAGACTGTTGTTGCTGTGCAGGAGCAAGTGGCTTCTGCAGCAGATGATGTCCAAGTTCATGCATCTGAACAGGTGCAGGCAGCACAGGATTCAGTCTCATCAGCTAGGGAGACTGTGGACTCTGCTGCTGGTGAAGCTGCCAGCAAAGTGGAGGAGGCCTCCACAGAAGCTGTTGATACAGCACAGGGGATGACAGAGTCTGTCTCGGATCAAGTCAAGGAAACAGAGCAGGTGGCATCTCAGCTGGCATCTGCTGTACAGGAAGCTGCCCAGGCCAcggctgatgacgtcagcaatgCTGCAGATGCAGAGGTACGGGAAGTGCAAGAGGTTGCAAGTGCAGTAGAAGCAGCTGCAGCAGAGGAGGCACAGACTGCCCAGACATTGGTCACAGATACTGCTGAAGAGGTGAACAGCAAAACTGGAGCTGCATTACAAGAAACAATTAACAAAGCAGAAGAGAGCTTGGATTCAGCCAATGCTGAGGCATCTAAAGCTGCACAGCAGGTATCTGACATTTCTCAAGCTGCAGATGAGGTGGCCAGCTCTGCTGAAGCTGTGGCAGCCAGTATGGAGGCTGACGTAGCTGAACCTTCATTGGAGACGGATGCACAAGACGTTGATATTGGCCAAGAGGAAGACAGTAAGCCTGCTGTGTCTGAGAGTCTGCTTGAGGCTGGTAGTGCTTTGGTTCAGCAGGCCATACAGGCAGGCATGCAGTCAGTAGCTGAAAAAGTTCAGGAAGCTATTGGCACCAAGGTTGAAGGTGACTCTGTGCCTCAAGGCGATGAGGCAGCTGCCAGCCAAGAGGACAGTAGTGTGGGACAGTATGTGGAAGATGTAGTTGAAAAGAATAGCAGCGCTGCTTCGGAGGGGTTGCAGTCAGCTCCAGGACTCTTTGTTCCAAGCAGCGAAAACAACAGACTCTCCGCTCATGTGACGGCTGTGGAACGTGGTGAGGAAACCATGCTGCCATTCATGAGAGAGACATGCGTGCGCAAGTGCTCTTTACAAGGAGGAGAGGTAACACCTGATGAGAACAGCTTGCCTCCCTTTTCAGACGAAGGTTTCTTGCCTCCTCCTCCTGAAGACTTCTCAGCCAATGAAGAAGAATTTCTTCCAGATGCCATACCGCCTCCTGCCACACCAGATGAAGAGATGCTGCAACGGGTGGCAGCTGAGGTCACAAACCAAGCTGTGCAGGAAGCCATACGATTGGTGACTGAGAACGGCCTGGGCAGTTCTCCTTCAGATGATAATGACAACAGCCAGGTTGACTTGCCTTCCCCTCTGTCATCTTCAGCTGCCTCTCCAAGCGATGAAGCGTCTTCCAATCAAGCTGTAGCAGGCTCAGAAGACAACCTGATAGATGTCATTGATGATCTCTCAGCTCTGCCTCCACCCATCGCCCAGTCTCCTCCAGCCGACATTGTGCCTTCACCCTTGTCCCCACTTAGTCCCTTAGAACCCCTATCCGGTGTGGATCCCAAGTCCACTGCTGACAAAATAACCATCCAAGAAGCCCCAGCAGCACCTTTGGTAGCCAACGGAAATGAAGAAGTTTCAGAAGTAGACtctcaaaaacaaacagaagcatTGATATGA